The genomic DNA ttttatttcaaatatcttaaattttaatttttttccatgCTTTACCATGGAAAATTcacctttttttggtcaaaattaaacaaaatcaccgaaaattcaaatttttggtcTAAATATAAAGATGAAatttttttgttaacaaatattgaatatacatgtgacatgtattctctACAGCAAATATGATGTTCatactttatttactttcaatgttatagctgttttaataagtgacatttttggtggAAAAAAAGGTAAATAGAATCacaaaaactgaatttttcaATTCCAATATCTCAgcccacgtcacttttcagaaatgccagccgggtaaaatgaaaagatcatagtgtgtagatacattttaacaccataagaagctttgtccaaaaatgttggaATAAAAATCACTATGTAAATCTTAAATCATAGGACTTGTTATTGCGGCCTTCCTGCTATTGGCCTATGTATTTAAAAGTATAAAAGTGGAAAAATCCAAAAAATATGTATTTCATGTTGAAATGGCATATGCTTTTCTGGAAGGCATAAGTCCAAAACTATGGGTCACAGAAATAAgtcactgcctcatttcaaatatatagttttagttttggttttggttttggtcacgtggtttcctattgtcctgcctaaccacttgaatcataagatatcgaactcattgtttctaccttttgtttaaaaccgaacatttgtgtcagtcagtttcggttttggtttcagtttcttataagtggtgtggatcgtaaaattatttgatttgaagttacctactctaagtatacaaaagaaatgtttaaatttcgcagtttcACGAATttgcctaagctgatttcactgtgaaaatatatagaccatcgaaatatttccacagacattacaataggcacttgacagattatgacttcagtgttataaacactattatacacaactctatttatgtgcatgtcgcatgacggaagatcaatatcatagaaagctggtttaaactaacttttattcaatttatttattggagaatagagagagagagatagaagagatcgccagggaaagagggtatgtgtgtgtgagggggagggggtaagggtaagggagaaagagaaacagaggggagagagcattggaactggatagggaaggagggggagagggggggctcaagagtggagtggaataatagggaagagtcgatatcgagtgtggggaggggagggaggaggttatatataggtggcggagggaacataggtaagaggtatgggttgtgctttccggggaataatctaattcataatcaaatcatctacatcatcatgcatcgtttatatttcagacaaataaacaaaacacccccacccccacccccacccctcaatatatgcacatgatgtctatgcataacttatcaaacgaatctcggaactcgggtgtaattttatggtgtcttggaagtgtgccacatacggcagagagcatcaaaagtcgtccgcgttgatagatatcgataatgaaaatgttagcacaataggctattatatacgtatggttataggccattatacttttgattatatataccctcttgtgtcctcccagcacaatagtgttatgagtgcataccagttcatctccacattttaatcccttgatttttggtttctgaacaatagagaaaccaaaactatatatttgaaattgtCCACTGTGAACTTTTTCAATTCAAAGATCCAGCTCAATACATtaatatacatttcttgtcaaataaatatattttctctccAAAAATAAATAGCGTAACAATGGGCATTTTTCacagatataaaatattcatatgccCTCATTACTCAGAAATTAAGGTTACAGTTAATTTTCTTTTGAAGTTATGGCTACTTttagatttgacatttttgggtaaaacttgaaaagaaagtcacaaaaaacacattttaaaccaaaatatctcagttcacgtcacttttcagaaatgccagccgggttaatCAGAAAGATGAGACTCTTCTGCTTAATTTTAACCCGGCTGGCACTTTTGTCCACAAAATGTTGCACGGGACCTTATGTAGCCAGAAAATGGCCTCTCTACTGACAGAAAATCGATAAAAATTGAGGGCGCTGGTCGCTGTGAGCAAATCACCATGGCTTTAAGGGCAGATGTCAGTTTACATTGATGTGCCAATATAATACGGACACAGATTATGTAGACTTTTTCGTAGCCTAAGATCAGTGAAGGTCACAAACTATCAAAAACAAACCGTTTCCTTTATATGGGTACACCATCCTGTTATGCATGGtgacccacacacacacacacacaccccaaccaaCTTCCTTTTTCAATACATATACAGCACATTTTATTGATGGAAACATGTATCTGACTGAAATTCGCGATCAAGTTCATGATCAGTTCCAGGTAGCGTTTCTGTAATAATTGAACTGATTTAAAGTGATTGCAGTCAGCAGGAAAATACAGGTAGGTAATATGTCTCAATATGAgtagaaaatatcataaaaagctAATTTTCATAGATGTTCCGATTTCAGTTTAGACACGGAAGTTTAGACGTTGTAAACGAGTGAAAATACACGTGACCCAATATGTTTGAAAACGAATTACAAAAGCTACAGTTGACCGATTTTTGAGTTCCATTTTGCTATAGAGCATACATTTGATACGAAAGGTGCTGGCATGGAAGTTATATAAGAGCAGGCTAACTCCATGAGGCAACTATATGCTTATTGGTAGGCCTATGTAGTtgaatgcagtggcgtagcgtcataggggcacgtggtccccaatcgattgcaaattgTAGAAAATTGTAGGAAAATTGCACACAAAAACCGGCTAGTGCCCCCCCAATCTGACctgcccccccatcatggtcggtgccccacccccacccccaatatTATGACCCACGCCACGCCACCGTTATTTGTGTCTCCTAAAGATGCATTAAAATTATGTCCACCTATGTCCCTATATCATAGACGTCATTCAGAGTTTACTCCAAATGTTCGTAAACACAGATGTTGTATActaagttgatttaaatcaattgtatTTGACATACAGGGACATTATACACTACAGATATTATTAGGCATTCTGAAATACGACCAAAGATATGGCATCGACCACTACATTGCTTGAAGTTCAAAAAACGGTCTTACTTCTAAACAAAGCTACTGACTATACACCGAAAGAGGTCCGTGAAGCTTTGAGTTTCTTGTACCATGTCTTTTGGACCGACCAAAGCCGAACTGCAAAAGAAGCTACAAAACATGGATTGGGAAACTTATTTGTTAAAATGTCGAAGTTTATGCTTACGCAAAAAAGTGAAGACTTTAGCATGGTGGTAGCCGTCTTTTGGAACTACACCGATGATTGTCCAGAGCTTGGATGCGATCTTGGTAGAAATAGAGCAATTGATTACATCATAAGCTTGTTGGATGGCTCAGCTccggaaaaatttgaaaagaaatcaaCACAAGATTTGTTTGGATTGCTCTCTATTCTCCATAACTCAATCCGACACGACGAGTGCTCAGAGAACCGTCGTATCTATCGTCAAGCAGGAGCTGTGGAGCTGTTGAAGAAATGGGTTCACTCATCGGAAATGGTGTTAAAAGTGGAATCGTTGCTAGTTCTTGCTTATATCACTAACGAGGCAGAAAGCGAGCTTCTCGGGAAAGACGACCAGGCTGTAACGTTCTTGGTGGATATGTTGAAAAAGGCAGTACAATCAAGCGATCACAATGTAGATGTTAAATCTTCGGGCTTCTCGGCAGCAGAAATTCTGAAAGGTCTAAGTCATCTTGTCATAAATGACTCCAACAAGAAGGTTGTGTTTAAGAGTGGAGGTGTGTCGACGATCAACCGGATGCTGAAGTCGGATTTTACGGCGGAGGAGCAATGTTTGGCAGCTGGTACACTATGGAAGTTAGCATTTGACGATACCGTGAAACAAAGTGATGATATCAAAGAAAGCTTGAGAGGTAAGATTGTTATCATAGTCTACGTTTTCTATAGCAAAATGCATTTCAAGAATAACTCTtcaaaaatatttcttgaacCTGTGTAAAAATATTATGAGAGTGTAATTATATCGTGCACAAGGTCAAACGAAACAGACCGCAAAAATCTTAAGATCCCAGTTATTTTTAACCCTGTATATCctcaacaaagacagatatgccatgatagctacatcttttagcttgatttaagatctcatttgtcaaaagttgcagtttgctccattggatgctctattgatttgaacacaaagcgttcttgaaaaagaaaactagcgccgtgctttccatcgattagaacattaaaatgcaactcCTTATTTCGTTCCTTCTTTGGGTTTTAGATCAATGTTTCTTTAATTCACAAACGATTTCaacaaattaggtcttaaatcagagctaaagggtacataTATTGGCTGTTGGTGTTAATTTTGACATTATTTGGGGAGGGGAGGAAAAGagttttgattgataaattgTGGAattatttttgaccaccctgtatgttaacGCAAGAGAGTAacatagggaaaactgtcttaattagcatttaattaggtcGTTTATTAGTTAAATCTTTTAAagttaaaaagtgagctgttgtaaactgcttatccacaaaaatagcctgttaagtAAAATTTCTAAGttttttaggggcctgagctttcgatcctagcaggatgatcactttgcctttgataaagatcctgctaggatcgaaagctcaggcccctaaaaaacattgaaaagttacatcttttgttacagttgatctactataaAGTAGATCATCTATAATCCAGGATGATAATGCAATTtaaggtccatgctagttgtactttttaagatacaaaggtttgaagtttgccatattttcacaattttgtgtacaaccctatggggctaACCGACCCGgctgctccattgacacatcttacaagTTATAAGTTGTTGTCCAATTGATTTGGGagtttttgtatttgaaaaagaacataattatctattaTTGATTCAAATTGCTATTGTATTGTAAGTTTATTGAGCTTGCTTGCTACATGTTTGTAATGTTTTTTAGTAAATATGTTTTGGCTTTGTTTTTTGGTTGTATTTTTTTAAGGTAGTATTTTTCTCAGTTTTGTATAGGGTGTCAACATTTTGTAGGCTTATTGCATTtcgttgtacctcctccatcttattgtattttgttattttctatttttgatggaaataaaataactatgaactatgaactatctacaaaatgacaccaaactttctacaataggtattatacttttagaataaacctaatttgaagtgtgaagaaagcgttttcatgttatACGGCTGCTCTATTTTTgagtgacctatttgtgacatgcgacctttTGCTTTTTCCGATGTTTATTTTGTGTATTATAGAAGATGACATTTTGGAGGCAATGGCCAAACATATATTGGCTGTTGgagttaattttgacatatttgtcaactcatatacaggggtgaacataactggtgtCTTATATTTTTTGCGGTCTATATTTTAGGAACAATAACaacagcaaaaacaacaacaagaacaacaacacaAACTTTATAAAACAATTCCATCATTTACACATGCTAGGTCTGATGCAAACCTAAACAAATAATAATGCATTATTTACTCAAACCCTTCCCATTGTTTGGGGGCATTTTATTAATATCCTTGTATTTGCATTCCTATGAGCGTATAACACGTTGTGATGAATTTTTGGGTTACTACTCGTATTTCTATCTTTGTTATTCCTTAGCATTGAAGCCTTTGACTACTTCTGATAACCACGATCTACGGACAACGAGCAGAAGCGCCATATGGCAAATAACAGCGCAACCATCGGAAGACAAACATACAGGAAAGAAGCAAGAGGGACAGCACATCATGATCAGTTACAACTGGACACATCAGAAGTTAGCCCTAGCACTACGTGATGAACTGGAAAGAGCTGATTACCGAATTTGGATTGATGTAGACAAAATGCGTATGTTTGCTTTccgatatgtgacctgctcccacggaatgagcgtaaagtcgcaagttggtagctTCGAGACCTTTTGGTCGCTGAGTTAATGATCTTTGTTTGACGCACACCTGTACATGTCAGTAGTATGTCTCTGTGAATGGGACAGTTAGCAATgccctttgtgaatggggcacaatggGTATTCAAacggacatactactggcttgtacaggtgcggaTCAAACAACGAACATCATTAATTCAGCGGCCAGAAGGTTTCGAACCTACCAACTTGTACTTTACACTGATTCCGTGGGAGCATTTTCAATATTTAAGGAATGAATTCGAAGAATGTGGCTTTTCGaggttattgtttttcattactGTTTTTCcgatgtttattttgtttatttcagaaGATTCTGCAGCAGTTCTGATTtgtatgtcacaacagtattacGAGAGCCAAAGCTGTCGTTCAGGTAATTGCAGTGAATCTCTCAGACTTGTTCTTCAGAATGAAAGAAATGGAGTGGAGTTGTAGAGAgatggagaggagaggagggaaagtgggggagagagaggaggagagagagagatgaGGAGGAGAAGTAGAGAACAGTATTACGACAGCCAAAACTGTCGTTCAGGTAATTTCATTGACTCTCTGGAACATGTTCTTCAGaatgagggagagagagaggaggaggaggaagaggaggagagcAGTTAAGGGACGGGGGAGAGGGGATGCAGACAGACTGgcacagtgccgccgagagccattacgggcccgggggcaatgtgaacgcacgggcccctttgatcagtgatgacggtgcaggacttcataagtgtgtgggtgtgtgtggcagtggcataaatttctttgtaacatgggggagggaggttggtgtaaaatccttgaacatatgttgcagcggagcgaaagtagcatgtttagctgccaataatcaaatatgaacattgacggagacaaatgcgcgcgaagcgcgcacaaatttgcaatttgaacggcattttgctcccagattaagtttctctgaacaacttccacgcaaagtgcaaaaaatttgccaatttaaagccaatttgaagctaaaatgatccaagtataTGAACCGGTGAATTGGACAAATGCGCCCGAAGCGCGCCAAAATTTGTAATTCGAATTAGCaacttttgctcccagattggacgtattgaaacaaactccgtgcaaagcgcgaaaaaattgccaatgttaaggtaaatgatcaaataataaagtgaagggcacaatgcgcgcgaagcgcgcgaaaatttgcaatttgtgttcccacgattaaggtgcactcccctgatttctcgaaaattcattatatcgaggatgatcattttggcaaaagcaaagagtaaattcaagtgaaatatttattagagtgtgtgcttcaaaggctatcttgtatttttttaaaatgcatgtctcttttctttgtttttaacgGGCCCGTTACTCTTGTTTGGTTTTTATGGGCCgcaaaagagcaaagaaaacagaccttataatggacccgtaaaggcaaagaaaagagaccgtagtgggcccgtaaaaagcaaagaaaagataccataggcccgtgTTGAActaaagaaaagagaccttagtgagtatgtaaaaaaagcttaataagcaaagaaaagatatataccttaatggacccataaaaaagaaaaaaaagagacctcggagggcccgtaaaaagcaaagaagagataggCCTACCTTAGGgctaagaaaagagacctttgtcggcccgtatagtaaagcaaagaaaataagcCTTAATTGCAAGGTATCTATTCTGaattttttacgggcccctgagggctgttttctttgcttttactgccgcatagtaaagtatcttttcttcatttttacgggcccctaggaccccgggccccggGGTAATGCCCCGgttacccccccctcccccccccttgtcggcggcactggacTCACTGGCAATGTTAAAATAGTGTCGTAGCTTATACATTTTGATAAGTAGAGATCCTTTCGGGGTATAAAGACTACTCCGGAACATGCGGAGTACATTATTCCCCGTAGATTACTGTCCATTTTAATAGCgttttacaaacaagtcaattaaTAACGTTGATTATATTTTGCTACTTTTAGAAGCAACATACGCGTACAAGAAACAGAAGCACGTGATACCATTGCTTATGGAAGATAACTATAAAGCTGAAGGCTGGCTTGATATCCTCATCGGCACAAAGTTGTACTATACTGTATCTTCTGAGTCAAAGATACGGAAAAACATCACTGAGATTAAGAAAGCAATAGGAGGTAGAGGGAAAAGCACTGATGACGTTGATGGTAAGACTGGTTGAACTTTCTGCAACCACTTCTTCTCGTATTCAAGAGGACCCATGATATATGAGAGGGGCAAATGCCGGGGCCAATTGATATGATTGGTAACAAATATAGCCAGTAACAATTTACGAAGGGTAAGAAATTGCTCACTAAAATTAAACCCATAACAGCTGAGTAAACCAAAATAATGCCATTGATCTGGCTTTATGGAGTTGCTtcgttaaatatatatataagcaTAGCACAATCGAGGATAAGCAAGCTCGATTAACACAACGGGTTATAAACTGTGTTCTGCTTGCGGtcatgtgtcctgaactcgccacccttagcgttacatcacaaatattatgaatttttacaccaatcgagtttctaattagatcatctccacaattatcaatcctaaactagcaaaagtatacatttttgaaaagctgcaggcataagcaattcaaatatacacatttcaactcattatacagggtgaccttcaagttatacagggtggaataaaaacgattttgatacaaaatgggttacttaatgcattgcttattaccaacttgcagtaataaactggaagtaaacaacattcaataGGTTAGAGGATAGGGGAGCCCAccgactttggaagaaaccaaaatcacagctgtttggtaatctcggaatacaggatgtcccaaagtatgttggacttttttacaattcaacatgttttgaactgaaacattttgcccctaacccatacagaaaaagtaagtccaaatatagattcctcatcaaatttcccttcagaaaatctatactttgactatgtaATAAGGATAAGTAATtacaattttacagtaacttttagattttgaagccatccgcattacttactacagtgtttaatatgaaaacggatagttttgtatggaaaagtttgtattttctagactaaaccaatcgtaaattattaaaaattagtaGAATTGTCTAGCTGTAAGGTCATGAGTCTTTAAGATGCTAACTagagtcaaaatccaatttacagcctttacagaagcagattatgcactaaagatatcaatcccatagagtttgtgtgtaccaccccccccccccacctccacatcccccatatccgccaccctgcccattctgaattctatgaagcacagtgacAGTTTTAAAATGGCTAATGGAATTCTTTTTACATGGttaaaagtgcattttattttgcaataaaatgagaccacaagcatgacaataacttcttgcttggcagagataacatcatttaatttgagtcgaatttgggaaaatgtaacatcgcgacacctttttttggtggcgagttcaagacgcacgaccTTGCAACCGTCATATAACGATGAGGCTCACGTTTAGAATCTTGCAAAGTTGTCTCATTTGACAGGAAAAGAAGTAagatatatcgttatgaattcggcagacggccgaatccagattcggcttttggtcaattcattttacgcatgcattatttttgaattagagaacaagatatctatgctttacctatagagggcagcatatcgattttttaacggttatcgtcgttgaccgcactgcgatgcaccgttagctaaccctgtatgtcgccctcttttgattacttattatgctgttatcatctgatctccgttaacaaattgatatgctgccctctattatgtacatcattgatcctttgttctctaattcaaatgttatgcatgcgtaaaattaatttaccaaaagccgaatccggattcggccgtctgccgaattcataacgaataaTGCACGCGCAATAATTATTGCACCTGCAGAAGTGTGCAAGACTTCACCTTCACATTTTTAAAATCAACCCTTAAAAATAAGTTGTTgtatttcttttcttcttttagtTTGTTAAATAATTGATTTGTGGTTCTTACTCTATCATAGGGCCGGTGAGTGCACAGAATGCCGAGACCACTGGAGCTGCTGCTCCATCAGCTACAGAGAGTAGTGTAAGTTCTTGGTCTACAGAACGCGTTCAGGTATGGTTTGAAGAAGTCAAGCTCCCTCAGCTCAAGTCCTCATTGGATTTCTTTGAAGGCAAAGATGTTGAATCCCTGTACAGAGATTCATGCAATGACAAGTCCAGCACATATCGTAAAACATGTGAAGAATGCGGTCTGAAAGAAATCGAAATTAGGCGACTGACGGCAGCCCTGAGAAAATTATTCGTGTGAAAAGAAAGTATAGAAAGTAACAATTCTTTACACCAATTTACAAAGTCAAGGTTTTCTTCACATTCTTCTTCCTCAAATGtaaaaatgtatcaaataaaCCAAAATCTGAAGTAAAGATATGTTCACCAGGGATATGCAAGCAAAAGCGAAAGTGTATAAATTAGTGTAAACTGTAAAAGATACATAATTATTAGGAGTTGGGTTCTCTGCCATTGTTGTAACTAGTTCTTTGTATATGTTATTGAAACAAAACAACGGTGGAAAACGGCTTTGCATCCGCCATGCAAAACTGCATTATATATACTTTGATACAATAGATCTTTAATACAGGAAATGAGTCAaagaagccaataatcgcatttatatttccataggtctggCGGTTTATGAGTTATAGGCATTATATGAAAACGAAAGTTTTGATACCCCTTATATCTAGCCTTGTGATTTATTTTATAGAACCCatgccattcctcttgtgtgtcaggtttatttgtctcaatatttgtgaATATAGGTCATGCTCTCCTCCGACCCGCCTTAATTCGAAAAAATTAGTTTATCTAATATTTACGACAGACGTTTACTATTTCAGAAAAACTACATTTACAGTTGTTGAACCTAGGTTTATCCGAGATATTTAGTTTTTAACTGATAAAGTTAGTTCAACGGAAAAACTATATCAATCTGAGAAAAACCAAGTTCATCTGAGAGAAGTTTGTCCAATTACTGACCACCTGGTGTTTATCTGCGAATAAACCAGTTTACCTGTATTTAgatgatttgatttgagtttgattt from Amphiura filiformis unplaced genomic scaffold, Afil_fr2py scaffold_45, whole genome shotgun sequence includes the following:
- the LOC140144222 gene encoding uncharacterized protein, whose translation is MSQQYYESQSCRSEATYAYKKQKHVIPLLMEDNYKAEGWLDILIGTKLYYTVSSESKIRKNITEIKKAIGGRGKSTDDVDGPVSAQNAETTGAAAPSATESSVSSWSTERVQVWFEEVKLPQLKSSLDFFEGKDVESLYRDSCNDKSSTYRKTCEECGLKEIEIRRLTAALRKLFV
- the LOC140144211 gene encoding uncharacterized protein gives rise to the protein MASTTTLLEVQKTVLLLNKATDYTPKEVREALSFLYHVFWTDQSRTAKEATKHGLGNLFVKMSKFMLTQKSEDFSMVVAVFWNYTDDCPELGCDLGRNRAIDYIISLLDGSAPEKFEKKSTQDLFGLLSILHNSIRHDECSENRRIYRQAGAVELLKKWVHSSEMVLKVESLLVLAYITNEAESELLGKDDQAVTFLVDMLKKAVQSSDHNVDVKSSGFSAAEILKGLSHLVINDSNKKVVFKSGGVSTINRMLKSDFTAEEQCLAAGTLWKLAFDDTVKQSDDIKESLRALKPLTTSDNHDLRTTSRSAIWQITAQPSEDKHTGKKQEGQHIMISYNWTHQKLALALRDELERADYRIWIDVDKMRMFAFRYVTCSHGMSVKSQVGSFETFWSLS